From Tiliqua scincoides isolate rTilSci1 chromosome 2, rTilSci1.hap2, whole genome shotgun sequence, the proteins below share one genomic window:
- the PCBP4 gene encoding poly(rC)-binding protein 4 isoform X4, with product MHSYIMASPDRMSGSDNGLDETELSITLTLRMLMHGKEVGSIIGKKGETVKRIREQSTARITISEGSCPERITTITGSTDAVFRAVSMIAFKLEEDLGAGATNGGTISKPPVTLRLVIPASQCGSLIGKAGAKIKEIRETTGAQVQVAGDLLPNSTERAVTVSGVPDAIIQCVRQICAVILESPPKGATIPYHPSLSLGPVLLSTNQGFSMPGQYSGISQAEVTKLQQLSGHPVSFSSLGQTPSIVAGLETNVQSSSQEFLVPNDLIGCIIGRQGSKISEIRQMSGAHIKIGNQTEGSAERHVTITGTPVSITLAQYLITACGLISDNLRIMYEDHGN from the exons ATGCATTCCTACATCATGGCATCACCAGACAGGATGAGTGGCTCAGATAATGGGCTTGACGAAACAGAACTCAGCATCACTCTCACCCTCCGGATGCTTATGCATGGGAAG GAAGTTGGCAGTATCATAGGCAAG AAAGGAGAGACAGTGAAGAGGATACGGGAGCAG AGTACCGCCCGGATCACCATTTCAGAGGGGTCCTGTCCAGAGAGAATCACGACTATTACAGGATCCACTGATGCAGTTTTCAGAGCTGTTTCAATGATTGCCTTCAAGCTGGAAGAG GACTTGGGGGCTGGAGCCACTAATGGAGGAACGATCTCCAAGCCACCTGTAACGTTGCGGCTAGTCATCCCAGCCAGCCAGTGTGGCTCGCTCATTGGCAAGGCAGGAGCTAAAATAAAGGAGATTCGAGAG ACCACAGGAGCACAAGTTCAGGTGGCCGGAGACCTTCTCCCCAATTCCACTGAGAGGGCAGTGACCGTCTCCGGTGTCCCAGATGCCATCATCCAGTGCGTGCGGCAAATTTGCGCTGTTATCCTGGAG TCGCCACCTAAAGGGGCTACTATTCCTTACCATCCCAGCCTCTCCTTGGGACCGGTTCTCCTTTCAACCAATCAG GGATTCTCCATGCCAGGGCAGTACAGTGGTATATCTCAAGCAGAG GTGACAAAGTTGCAGCAGCTTTCCGGGCACCCTGTCTCATTTTCTTCCTTGGGACAAACACCATCCATTGTAGCAG gcctggaaacaaatgttcaGAGTAGCTCTCAGGAGTTCTTGGTTCCCAATGAC CTCATTGGCTGCATCATTGGCCGCCAAGGCAGCAAAATAAGTGAGATTCGACAGATGTCTGGAGCACATATCAAGATTGGGAACCAGACTGAGGGTTCTGCTGAACGTCACGTGACCATCACAGGCACCCCAGTCAGCATCACTTTGGCTCAGTACCTCATCACAGCCTG cgGCCTTATCTCTGATAATCTCAGAATTATGTACGAAGACCATGGAAACTGA
- the PCBP4 gene encoding poly(rC)-binding protein 4 isoform X3 — protein sequence MHSYIMASPDRMSGSDNGLDETELSITLTLRMLMHGKEVGSIIGKKGETVKRIREQSTARITISEGSCPERITTITGSTDAVFRAVSMIAFKLEEDLGAGATNGGTISKPPVTLRLVIPASQCGSLIGKAGAKIKEIRETTGAQVQVAGDLLPNSTERAVTVSGVPDAIIQCVRQICAVILESPPKGATIPYHPSLSLGPVLLSTNQGFSMPGQYSGISQAEVTKLQQLSGHPVSFSSLGQTPSIVAGLETNVQSSSQEFLVPNDLIGCIIGRQGSKISEIRQMSGAHIKIGNQTEGSAERHVTITGTPVSITLAQYLITAWDGLQLPSHAEYIGRPAISFLCHNLKVSCKRRKRTRENLAFLFS from the exons ATGCATTCCTACATCATGGCATCACCAGACAGGATGAGTGGCTCAGATAATGGGCTTGACGAAACAGAACTCAGCATCACTCTCACCCTCCGGATGCTTATGCATGGGAAG GAAGTTGGCAGTATCATAGGCAAG AAAGGAGAGACAGTGAAGAGGATACGGGAGCAG AGTACCGCCCGGATCACCATTTCAGAGGGGTCCTGTCCAGAGAGAATCACGACTATTACAGGATCCACTGATGCAGTTTTCAGAGCTGTTTCAATGATTGCCTTCAAGCTGGAAGAG GACTTGGGGGCTGGAGCCACTAATGGAGGAACGATCTCCAAGCCACCTGTAACGTTGCGGCTAGTCATCCCAGCCAGCCAGTGTGGCTCGCTCATTGGCAAGGCAGGAGCTAAAATAAAGGAGATTCGAGAG ACCACAGGAGCACAAGTTCAGGTGGCCGGAGACCTTCTCCCCAATTCCACTGAGAGGGCAGTGACCGTCTCCGGTGTCCCAGATGCCATCATCCAGTGCGTGCGGCAAATTTGCGCTGTTATCCTGGAG TCGCCACCTAAAGGGGCTACTATTCCTTACCATCCCAGCCTCTCCTTGGGACCGGTTCTCCTTTCAACCAATCAG GGATTCTCCATGCCAGGGCAGTACAGTGGTATATCTCAAGCAGAG GTGACAAAGTTGCAGCAGCTTTCCGGGCACCCTGTCTCATTTTCTTCCTTGGGACAAACACCATCCATTGTAGCAG gcctggaaacaaatgttcaGAGTAGCTCTCAGGAGTTCTTGGTTCCCAATGAC CTCATTGGCTGCATCATTGGCCGCCAAGGCAGCAAAATAAGTGAGATTCGACAGATGTCTGGAGCACATATCAAGATTGGGAACCAGACTGAGGGTTCTGCTGAACGTCACGTGACCATCACAGGCACCCCAGTCAGCATCACTTTGGCTCAGTACCTCATCACAGCCTG GGATGGTCTACAGCTGCCTTCACATGCTGAATATATTGGAAGACCTGCCATCTCTTTCCTCTGTCATAACCTCAAGGTTTCATGCAAGAGAAGAAAGAGAACAAGAGAGAACCTTGCTTTCTTATTCTCTTAG
- the PCBP4 gene encoding poly(rC)-binding protein 4 isoform X5, translating into MHSYIMASPDRMSGSDNGLDETELSITLTLRMLMHGKEVGSIIGKKGETVKRIREQSTARITISEGSCPERITTITGSTDAVFRAVSMIAFKLEEDLGAGATNGGTISKPPVTLRLVIPASQCGSLIGKAGAKIKEIRETTGAQVQVAGDLLPNSTERAVTVSGVPDAIIQCVRQICAVILESPPKGATIPYHPSLSLGPVLLSTNQGFSMPGQYSGISQAEVTKLQQLSGHPVSFSSLGQTPSIVAGLETNVQSSSQEFLVPNDLIGCIIGRQGSKISEIRQMSGAHIKIGNQTEGSAERHVTITGTPVSITLAQYLITAWIHMDYSVAKQRPRL; encoded by the exons ATGCATTCCTACATCATGGCATCACCAGACAGGATGAGTGGCTCAGATAATGGGCTTGACGAAACAGAACTCAGCATCACTCTCACCCTCCGGATGCTTATGCATGGGAAG GAAGTTGGCAGTATCATAGGCAAG AAAGGAGAGACAGTGAAGAGGATACGGGAGCAG AGTACCGCCCGGATCACCATTTCAGAGGGGTCCTGTCCAGAGAGAATCACGACTATTACAGGATCCACTGATGCAGTTTTCAGAGCTGTTTCAATGATTGCCTTCAAGCTGGAAGAG GACTTGGGGGCTGGAGCCACTAATGGAGGAACGATCTCCAAGCCACCTGTAACGTTGCGGCTAGTCATCCCAGCCAGCCAGTGTGGCTCGCTCATTGGCAAGGCAGGAGCTAAAATAAAGGAGATTCGAGAG ACCACAGGAGCACAAGTTCAGGTGGCCGGAGACCTTCTCCCCAATTCCACTGAGAGGGCAGTGACCGTCTCCGGTGTCCCAGATGCCATCATCCAGTGCGTGCGGCAAATTTGCGCTGTTATCCTGGAG TCGCCACCTAAAGGGGCTACTATTCCTTACCATCCCAGCCTCTCCTTGGGACCGGTTCTCCTTTCAACCAATCAG GGATTCTCCATGCCAGGGCAGTACAGTGGTATATCTCAAGCAGAG GTGACAAAGTTGCAGCAGCTTTCCGGGCACCCTGTCTCATTTTCTTCCTTGGGACAAACACCATCCATTGTAGCAG gcctggaaacaaatgttcaGAGTAGCTCTCAGGAGTTCTTGGTTCCCAATGAC CTCATTGGCTGCATCATTGGCCGCCAAGGCAGCAAAATAAGTGAGATTCGACAGATGTCTGGAGCACATATCAAGATTGGGAACCAGACTGAGGGTTCTGCTGAACGTCACGTGACCATCACAGGCACCCCAGTCAGCATCACTTTGGCTCAGTACCTCATCACAGCCTG GATACATATGGACTACAGTGTGGCAAAACAAAGACCAAGATTATGA
- the PCBP4 gene encoding poly(rC)-binding protein 4 isoform X6, whose product MHSYIMASPDRMSGSDNGLDETELSITLTLRMLMHGKEVGSIIGKKGETVKRIREQSTARITISEGSCPERITTITGSTDAVFRAVSMIAFKLEEDLGAGATNGGTISKPPVTLRLVIPASQCGSLIGKAGAKIKEIRETTGAQVQVAGDLLPNSTERAVTVSGVPDAIIQCVRQICAVILESPPKGATIPYHPSLSLGPVLLSTNQGFSMPGQYSGISQAEVTKLQQLSGHPVSFSSLGQTPSIVAGLETNVQSSSQEFLVPNDLIGCIIGRQGSKISEIRQMSGAHIKIGNQTEGSAERHVTITGTPVSITLAQYLITA is encoded by the exons ATGCATTCCTACATCATGGCATCACCAGACAGGATGAGTGGCTCAGATAATGGGCTTGACGAAACAGAACTCAGCATCACTCTCACCCTCCGGATGCTTATGCATGGGAAG GAAGTTGGCAGTATCATAGGCAAG AAAGGAGAGACAGTGAAGAGGATACGGGAGCAG AGTACCGCCCGGATCACCATTTCAGAGGGGTCCTGTCCAGAGAGAATCACGACTATTACAGGATCCACTGATGCAGTTTTCAGAGCTGTTTCAATGATTGCCTTCAAGCTGGAAGAG GACTTGGGGGCTGGAGCCACTAATGGAGGAACGATCTCCAAGCCACCTGTAACGTTGCGGCTAGTCATCCCAGCCAGCCAGTGTGGCTCGCTCATTGGCAAGGCAGGAGCTAAAATAAAGGAGATTCGAGAG ACCACAGGAGCACAAGTTCAGGTGGCCGGAGACCTTCTCCCCAATTCCACTGAGAGGGCAGTGACCGTCTCCGGTGTCCCAGATGCCATCATCCAGTGCGTGCGGCAAATTTGCGCTGTTATCCTGGAG TCGCCACCTAAAGGGGCTACTATTCCTTACCATCCCAGCCTCTCCTTGGGACCGGTTCTCCTTTCAACCAATCAG GGATTCTCCATGCCAGGGCAGTACAGTGGTATATCTCAAGCAGAG GTGACAAAGTTGCAGCAGCTTTCCGGGCACCCTGTCTCATTTTCTTCCTTGGGACAAACACCATCCATTGTAGCAG gcctggaaacaaatgttcaGAGTAGCTCTCAGGAGTTCTTGGTTCCCAATGAC CTCATTGGCTGCATCATTGGCCGCCAAGGCAGCAAAATAAGTGAGATTCGACAGATGTCTGGAGCACATATCAAGATTGGGAACCAGACTGAGGGTTCTGCTGAACGTCACGTGACCATCACAGGCACCCCAGTCAGCATCACTTTGGCTCAGTACCTCATCACAGCCTG A
- the PCBP4 gene encoding poly(rC)-binding protein 4 isoform X1, which produces MHSYIMASPDRMSGSDNGLDETELSITLTLRMLMHGKEVGSIIGKKGETVKRIREQSTARITISEGSCPERITTITGSTDAVFRAVSMIAFKLEEDLGAGATNGGTISKPPVTLRLVIPASQCGSLIGKAGAKIKEIRETTGAQVQVAGDLLPNSTERAVTVSGVPDAIIQCVRQICAVILESPPKGATIPYHPSLSLGPVLLSTNQGFSMPGQYSGISQAEVTKLQQLSGHPVSFSSLGQTPSIVAGLETNVQSSSQEFLVPNDLIGCIIGRQGSKISEIRQMSGAHIKIGNQTEGSAERHVTITGTPVSITLAQYLITACLETAKSTSQTPPVDLGMTFSQPLTPSPAPALTAVAAPPPTLLGAPYAISLSNFIGLKPVPFLTLPPSSATGPNGNLATYTTKISTANATKKAERQKFSPY; this is translated from the exons ATGCATTCCTACATCATGGCATCACCAGACAGGATGAGTGGCTCAGATAATGGGCTTGACGAAACAGAACTCAGCATCACTCTCACCCTCCGGATGCTTATGCATGGGAAG GAAGTTGGCAGTATCATAGGCAAG AAAGGAGAGACAGTGAAGAGGATACGGGAGCAG AGTACCGCCCGGATCACCATTTCAGAGGGGTCCTGTCCAGAGAGAATCACGACTATTACAGGATCCACTGATGCAGTTTTCAGAGCTGTTTCAATGATTGCCTTCAAGCTGGAAGAG GACTTGGGGGCTGGAGCCACTAATGGAGGAACGATCTCCAAGCCACCTGTAACGTTGCGGCTAGTCATCCCAGCCAGCCAGTGTGGCTCGCTCATTGGCAAGGCAGGAGCTAAAATAAAGGAGATTCGAGAG ACCACAGGAGCACAAGTTCAGGTGGCCGGAGACCTTCTCCCCAATTCCACTGAGAGGGCAGTGACCGTCTCCGGTGTCCCAGATGCCATCATCCAGTGCGTGCGGCAAATTTGCGCTGTTATCCTGGAG TCGCCACCTAAAGGGGCTACTATTCCTTACCATCCCAGCCTCTCCTTGGGACCGGTTCTCCTTTCAACCAATCAG GGATTCTCCATGCCAGGGCAGTACAGTGGTATATCTCAAGCAGAG GTGACAAAGTTGCAGCAGCTTTCCGGGCACCCTGTCTCATTTTCTTCCTTGGGACAAACACCATCCATTGTAGCAG gcctggaaacaaatgttcaGAGTAGCTCTCAGGAGTTCTTGGTTCCCAATGAC CTCATTGGCTGCATCATTGGCCGCCAAGGCAGCAAAATAAGTGAGATTCGACAGATGTCTGGAGCACATATCAAGATTGGGAACCAGACTGAGGGTTCTGCTGAACGTCACGTGACCATCACAGGCACCCCAGTCAGCATCACTTTGGCTCAGTACCTCATCACAGCCTG TTTAGAGACGGCCAAATCTACCTCCCAGACGCCCCCTGTTGACCTCGGCATGACCTTCTCCCAGCCCCTCACCCCTTCACCAGCCCCAGCGCTGACAGCAGTGGCCGCACCTCCCCCAACCTTGCTTGGTGCCCCTTATGCCATTTCCCTCTCCAACTTCATCGGCCTGAAACCTGTTCCCTTCTTGACGCTGCCCCCTTCCTCAGCCACGGGGCCCAATGGCAACCTTGCCACCTACACGaccaagatctccacagccaaTGCTACCAAGAAGGCTGAGAGGCAGAAGTTTTCCCCATACTGA